A single Musa acuminata AAA Group cultivar baxijiao chromosome BXJ2-1, Cavendish_Baxijiao_AAA, whole genome shotgun sequence DNA region contains:
- the LOC135597934 gene encoding mannose-specific lectin 2-like produces the protein MALLIVLLATFVGLLAPLGMASTDFVIYSDPPTALLPGQSFQYDLTPQGIPYGPASLSMNHDCDLVLRFHNQKTWATNTTGLGTDCYLTVDSNGEAVVKHDMNYPLWSSGKKSVQGSYAFLLQWNGGLGIYGPAIWSSSNPPSLHDAGNEHPNVTTDYVFYSYSILPIGTILEYKNYKLVLRDDCNLVLEDTATNEIRWQTGTSSPLHDCFVTLDAQGELFVKHNRRDVLWRSGARSTPFLYIVALRYDGTLGVYGPQIWTTKPFW, from the coding sequence ATGGCTCTTCTCATCGTGCTCCTCGCCACCTTCGTCGGCCTCCTCGCTCCGCTTGGTATGGCCAGCACCGACTTCGTCATCTACTCCGACCCGCCCACCGCTCTCCTCCCGGGTCAAAGCTTCCAGTACGACCTCACTCCCCAGGGCATCCCCTACGGCCCCGCCTCCCTCTCCATGAACCACGACTGCGACCTCGTCCTCCGCTTCCACAACCAGAAGACCTGGGCCACCAACACCACCGGCCTCGGCACCGACTGCTACCTCACCGTTGACTCCAACGGCGAAGCCGTCGTTAAGCATGACATGAACTACCCGCTGTGGAGCAGCGGCAAGAAGTCCGTCCAGGGGAGCTACGCCTTCCTTCTGCAGTGGAACGGCGGGCTCGGCATTTACGGGCCCGCCATTTGGTCCAGCTCCAACCCGCCATCACTGCATGACGCCGGCAACGAGCACCCCAACGTCACCACCGACTACGTCTTCTACTCCTACTCGATCTTGCCCATCGGCACGATCCTCGAGTACAAGAACTACAAGCTGGTCCTGCGAGACGACTGCAACCTGGTGCTAGAGGACACAGCCACCAACGAGATCAGGTGGCAGACCGGCACCAGCAGCCCGCTGCACGACTGCTTCGTCACGCTCGACGCTCAGGGCGAACTCTTCGTCAAGCACAACCGCCGCGACGTCCTGTGGCGGTCCGGCGCGAGATCCACTCCCTTTCTCTACATCGTTGCGCTTCGTTATGATGGAACGCTTGGTGTCTACGGTCCTCAGATTTGGACGACCAAGCCGTTCTGGTAG
- the LOC135584134 gene encoding DNA-binding protein RHL1-like isoform X1: MAKRKKESEDEEARPVDPETEEKRRLRSLAFSRKLLRRAPSLPSAPLEPSKAVVRLQGRDLVKRGQRKSRYLFSFPGLLAPLSSGRIGELADLGTKNPVLYLEFPQGRMKLFGTHVYPKNKYLTLQLTKSFKGVACEDIFESMQIVFADAWWIGQKEENPQELQLEFPKYLSEQGKDAIDYDFKGGAGATVGEQSAGNKPVNKREPLSPETEFEDSLPDDSGNKVEPGTINMATPVRQSARTAGKKLSYAESSGDDSNSNCDAEQPATSAGVTSLELTHKGDEKIVDSCPVSSSVVASTSELVDRKTCSREKLKQTSSSEWSKGNLSNGKGTLVQATLSTLFEKVVDKKPKRGANTSPGTKGPASKRKRAASRKSSEQVEVNGSNKEEPKSCRKKGGKQHVTLQPSEVSDETDETSSEPQDDSDEDWAM, translated from the exons ATggcgaagaggaagaaggagagcgAAGACGAGGAGGCCCGTCCGGTCGACCCGGAGACGGAGGAGAAGCGGCGGCTGAGATCCCTCGCTTTCTCGAGGAAGCTCCTCCGCCGCGCCCCCTCGCTGCCCTCCGCGCCCCTCGAGCCCTCCAAGGCCGTCGTCCGCCTCCAGGGCCGCGACCTCGTCAAACGCGGCCAGAGGAAGAGCCGCTACCTCTTCTCCTTCCCTGGTCTCCTCGCCCCCCTCTCTTCCGGGCGGATCGGCGAGCTCGCCGACCTCGGCACCAAGAACCCAGTCCTATACCTCGAGTTCCCCCAG GGAAGAATGAAGCTATTTGGTACGCACGTGTACCCTAAGAACAAGTACTTGACGCTGCAACTCACGAAATCGTTCAAGGGTGTTGCGTGCGAGGATATCTTCGAGAGCATG CAGATTGTGTTTGCTGATGCATGGTGGATTGGGCAAAAGGAGGAGAATCCACAAGAACTCCAACTTGAGTTTCCTAAGTATCTAAGTGAG CAGGGAAAAGATGCAATAGACTATGACTTCAAAGGAGGTGCTGGTGCCACAGTTGGGGAACAATCAGCTGGAAATAAACCTGTAAACAAGAGAGAACCACTTTCTCCTGAAACTGAATTTGAGGATAGCTTGCCTGATGATTCTGGCAATAAAGTGGAACCAGGAACGATTAACATGGCAACACCTGTTCGCCAGTCGGCTAGAACTGCAGGGAAAAAGCTAAG ttATGCAGAATCTTCTGGAGATGATTCTAATTCTAATTGTGATGCTGAGCAACCTGCCACCTCCGCTGGGGTCACTTCACTTGAGCTAACTCATAAGGGTGATGAGAAG ATTGTGGATTCCTGTCCAGTATCTTCTAGTGTTGTTGCTTCAACAAGTGAGCTTGTTGACAGAAAAACCTGTTCAAGGGAGAAACTGAAGCAAACTTCATCATCTGAATGGTCCAAAGGGAATCTTTCCAATGGAAAAGGCACGCTGGTTCAGGCTACTTTATCTACGTTGTTTGAGAAAGTAGTGGATAAG AAACCGAAGCGCGGCGCGAATACTTCTCCTGGAACAAAAg GTCCTGCTAGTAAGAGAAAAAGGGCAGCCTCAAGGAAATCATCTGAACAAGTGGAA GTGAATGGGTCTAACAAAGAAGAGCCCAAATCTTGCAGGAAAAAGGGTG GGAAACAGCATGTGACATTGCAGCCATCTGAG GTGTCAGACGAGACAGATGAAACTTCTAGTGAACCTCAG
- the LOC135598600 gene encoding uncharacterized protein LOC135598600, producing the protein MGSLSHERKSDAGASFPSSISSSLSPSPSPSLCSSNSSGAKYIEHNVSKLDTLAGIAIKYGVEVADIKRINGLVMDLQMFAHKSLLIPLPGRHPPSPPIRSNGFVDYRDRTPICRPQRDVLDSPQPLKSKSQQHREISSAMCSLRRYYDLPQHERSPTAEGTEMTLYKTGGALNSKDEPLPKVSPASNSQPRRSRGFINSFLSEEGDLMQELLVSRSGDSSDGENSKTDKPVRRRQRADADPFGISEAVVKDESQSLLGRMVRGLTPKQLLVSYNDTELARQSTSSLEESPVANGFLAVRKSSSTPSLQESENDSVWTSSSKWTSKPDTVTRPIFYGLSKQISVWRSKAALD; encoded by the exons ATGGGATCTCTTTCCCATGAGAGGAAGAGCGATGCCGGTGCTTCCTTCCCGTCGTCgatttcttcctctctctctccctctccctctccctccctttgttcgtccaattcttcgggtgCGAAGTACATCGAGCATAATGTGTCCAAGTTGGACACGCTTGCTGGCATCGCCATAAAATACGGCGTCGAG GTTGCAGATATCAAACGGATTAATGGTCTAGTGATGGATCTTCAGATGTTTGCTCACAAATCATTGCTTATTCCTCTTCCTGGAAGGCATCCCCCATCTCCTCCTATTCGATCTAATGGTTTTGTTGATTACAG GGATCGGACTCCTATCTGTCGTCCTCAGAGAGATGTCTTAGATTCTCCCCAGCCATTGAAGTCGAAATCCCAACAACATCGTGAAATCTCGTCTGCCATGTGTAGCTTGCGAAGATACTATGATCTTCCACAACATGAAAGGAGTCCTACAGCTGAAGGCACCGAAATGACCTTATACAAAACAGGTGGTGCACTGAACTCCAAAGATGAACCACTTCCTAAAGTGTCACCGGCTTCTAACTCACAGCCTCGGAGGTCAAGAGGTTTCATCAACAGCTTCCTTTCGGAAGAAGGTGACCTTATGCAAGAATTACTAGTCAGTAGATCTGGGGATTCCAGTGATGGTGAGAATTCCAAGACCGATAAGCCTGTCAGGCGGCGTCAGAGAGCCGATGCTGATCCTTTCGGCATCTCCGAGGCAGTTGTCAAGGATGAGAGCCAAAGCCTCCTAGGAAGGATGGTGAGAGGGTTAACCCCAAAGCAGTTGCTAGTGAGTTACAACGATACTGAGTTGGCACGCCAAAGCACAAGTTCATTGGAGGAGTCTCCTGTAGCCAATGGGTTTCTCGCAGTAAGGAAGTCATCAAGCACCCCGAGTTTGCAGGAATCAGAAAATGACTCTGTATGGACCTCTTCTTCTAAATGGACTTCGAAGCCTGATACTGTTACAAGGCCAATTTTCTATGGTCTATCGAAACAGATCAGTGTTTGGAGAAGCAAAGCTGCTCTAGATTGA
- the LOC135584134 gene encoding DNA-binding protein RHL1-like isoform X2, producing MAKRKKESEDEEARPVDPETEEKRRLRSLAFSRKLLRRAPSLPSAPLEPSKAVVRLQGRDLVKRGQRKSRYLFSFPGLLAPLSSGRIGELADLGTKNPVLYLEFPQGRMKLFGTHVYPKNKYLTLQLTKSFKGVACEDIFESMIVFADAWWIGQKEENPQELQLEFPKYLSEQGKDAIDYDFKGGAGATVGEQSAGNKPVNKREPLSPETEFEDSLPDDSGNKVEPGTINMATPVRQSARTAGKKLSYAESSGDDSNSNCDAEQPATSAGVTSLELTHKGDEKIVDSCPVSSSVVASTSELVDRKTCSREKLKQTSSSEWSKGNLSNGKGTLVQATLSTLFEKVVDKKPKRGANTSPGTKGPASKRKRAASRKSSEQVEVNGSNKEEPKSCRKKGGKQHVTLQPSEVSDETDETSSEPQDDSDEDWAM from the exons ATggcgaagaggaagaaggagagcgAAGACGAGGAGGCCCGTCCGGTCGACCCGGAGACGGAGGAGAAGCGGCGGCTGAGATCCCTCGCTTTCTCGAGGAAGCTCCTCCGCCGCGCCCCCTCGCTGCCCTCCGCGCCCCTCGAGCCCTCCAAGGCCGTCGTCCGCCTCCAGGGCCGCGACCTCGTCAAACGCGGCCAGAGGAAGAGCCGCTACCTCTTCTCCTTCCCTGGTCTCCTCGCCCCCCTCTCTTCCGGGCGGATCGGCGAGCTCGCCGACCTCGGCACCAAGAACCCAGTCCTATACCTCGAGTTCCCCCAG GGAAGAATGAAGCTATTTGGTACGCACGTGTACCCTAAGAACAAGTACTTGACGCTGCAACTCACGAAATCGTTCAAGGGTGTTGCGTGCGAGGATATCTTCGAGAGCATG ATTGTGTTTGCTGATGCATGGTGGATTGGGCAAAAGGAGGAGAATCCACAAGAACTCCAACTTGAGTTTCCTAAGTATCTAAGTGAG CAGGGAAAAGATGCAATAGACTATGACTTCAAAGGAGGTGCTGGTGCCACAGTTGGGGAACAATCAGCTGGAAATAAACCTGTAAACAAGAGAGAACCACTTTCTCCTGAAACTGAATTTGAGGATAGCTTGCCTGATGATTCTGGCAATAAAGTGGAACCAGGAACGATTAACATGGCAACACCTGTTCGCCAGTCGGCTAGAACTGCAGGGAAAAAGCTAAG ttATGCAGAATCTTCTGGAGATGATTCTAATTCTAATTGTGATGCTGAGCAACCTGCCACCTCCGCTGGGGTCACTTCACTTGAGCTAACTCATAAGGGTGATGAGAAG ATTGTGGATTCCTGTCCAGTATCTTCTAGTGTTGTTGCTTCAACAAGTGAGCTTGTTGACAGAAAAACCTGTTCAAGGGAGAAACTGAAGCAAACTTCATCATCTGAATGGTCCAAAGGGAATCTTTCCAATGGAAAAGGCACGCTGGTTCAGGCTACTTTATCTACGTTGTTTGAGAAAGTAGTGGATAAG AAACCGAAGCGCGGCGCGAATACTTCTCCTGGAACAAAAg GTCCTGCTAGTAAGAGAAAAAGGGCAGCCTCAAGGAAATCATCTGAACAAGTGGAA GTGAATGGGTCTAACAAAGAAGAGCCCAAATCTTGCAGGAAAAAGGGTG GGAAACAGCATGTGACATTGCAGCCATCTGAG GTGTCAGACGAGACAGATGAAACTTCTAGTGAACCTCAG
- the LOC135584134 gene encoding DNA-binding protein RHL1-like isoform X3, translating into MAKRKKESEDEEARPVDPETEEKRRLRSLAFSRKLLRRAPSLPSAPLEPSKAVVRLQGRDLVKRGQRKSRYLFSFPGLLAPLSSGRIGELADLGTKNPVLYLEFPQGRMKLFGTHVYPKNKYLTLQLTKSFKGVACEDIFESMQIVFADAWWIGQKEENPQELQLEFPKYLSEGKDAIDYDFKGGAGATVGEQSAGNKPVNKREPLSPETEFEDSLPDDSGNKVEPGTINMATPVRQSARTAGKKLSYAESSGDDSNSNCDAEQPATSAGVTSLELTHKGDEKIVDSCPVSSSVVASTSELVDRKTCSREKLKQTSSSEWSKGNLSNGKGTLVQATLSTLFEKVVDKKPKRGANTSPGTKGPASKRKRAASRKSSEQVEVNGSNKEEPKSCRKKGGKQHVTLQPSEVSDETDETSSEPQDDSDEDWAM; encoded by the exons ATggcgaagaggaagaaggagagcgAAGACGAGGAGGCCCGTCCGGTCGACCCGGAGACGGAGGAGAAGCGGCGGCTGAGATCCCTCGCTTTCTCGAGGAAGCTCCTCCGCCGCGCCCCCTCGCTGCCCTCCGCGCCCCTCGAGCCCTCCAAGGCCGTCGTCCGCCTCCAGGGCCGCGACCTCGTCAAACGCGGCCAGAGGAAGAGCCGCTACCTCTTCTCCTTCCCTGGTCTCCTCGCCCCCCTCTCTTCCGGGCGGATCGGCGAGCTCGCCGACCTCGGCACCAAGAACCCAGTCCTATACCTCGAGTTCCCCCAG GGAAGAATGAAGCTATTTGGTACGCACGTGTACCCTAAGAACAAGTACTTGACGCTGCAACTCACGAAATCGTTCAAGGGTGTTGCGTGCGAGGATATCTTCGAGAGCATG CAGATTGTGTTTGCTGATGCATGGTGGATTGGGCAAAAGGAGGAGAATCCACAAGAACTCCAACTTGAGTTTCCTAAGTATCTAAGTGAG GGAAAAGATGCAATAGACTATGACTTCAAAGGAGGTGCTGGTGCCACAGTTGGGGAACAATCAGCTGGAAATAAACCTGTAAACAAGAGAGAACCACTTTCTCCTGAAACTGAATTTGAGGATAGCTTGCCTGATGATTCTGGCAATAAAGTGGAACCAGGAACGATTAACATGGCAACACCTGTTCGCCAGTCGGCTAGAACTGCAGGGAAAAAGCTAAG ttATGCAGAATCTTCTGGAGATGATTCTAATTCTAATTGTGATGCTGAGCAACCTGCCACCTCCGCTGGGGTCACTTCACTTGAGCTAACTCATAAGGGTGATGAGAAG ATTGTGGATTCCTGTCCAGTATCTTCTAGTGTTGTTGCTTCAACAAGTGAGCTTGTTGACAGAAAAACCTGTTCAAGGGAGAAACTGAAGCAAACTTCATCATCTGAATGGTCCAAAGGGAATCTTTCCAATGGAAAAGGCACGCTGGTTCAGGCTACTTTATCTACGTTGTTTGAGAAAGTAGTGGATAAG AAACCGAAGCGCGGCGCGAATACTTCTCCTGGAACAAAAg GTCCTGCTAGTAAGAGAAAAAGGGCAGCCTCAAGGAAATCATCTGAACAAGTGGAA GTGAATGGGTCTAACAAAGAAGAGCCCAAATCTTGCAGGAAAAAGGGTG GGAAACAGCATGTGACATTGCAGCCATCTGAG GTGTCAGACGAGACAGATGAAACTTCTAGTGAACCTCAG
- the LOC135584134 gene encoding DNA-binding protein RHL1-like isoform X4, giving the protein MAKRKKESEDEEARPVDPETEEKRRLRSLAFSRKLLRRAPSLPSAPLEPSKAVVRLQGRDLVKRGQRKSRYLFSFPGLLAPLSSGRIGELADLGTKNPVLYLEFPQGRMKLFGTHVYPKNKYLTLQLTKSFKGVACEDIFESMIVFADAWWIGQKEENPQELQLEFPKYLSEGKDAIDYDFKGGAGATVGEQSAGNKPVNKREPLSPETEFEDSLPDDSGNKVEPGTINMATPVRQSARTAGKKLSYAESSGDDSNSNCDAEQPATSAGVTSLELTHKGDEKIVDSCPVSSSVVASTSELVDRKTCSREKLKQTSSSEWSKGNLSNGKGTLVQATLSTLFEKVVDKKPKRGANTSPGTKGPASKRKRAASRKSSEQVEVNGSNKEEPKSCRKKGGKQHVTLQPSEVSDETDETSSEPQDDSDEDWAM; this is encoded by the exons ATggcgaagaggaagaaggagagcgAAGACGAGGAGGCCCGTCCGGTCGACCCGGAGACGGAGGAGAAGCGGCGGCTGAGATCCCTCGCTTTCTCGAGGAAGCTCCTCCGCCGCGCCCCCTCGCTGCCCTCCGCGCCCCTCGAGCCCTCCAAGGCCGTCGTCCGCCTCCAGGGCCGCGACCTCGTCAAACGCGGCCAGAGGAAGAGCCGCTACCTCTTCTCCTTCCCTGGTCTCCTCGCCCCCCTCTCTTCCGGGCGGATCGGCGAGCTCGCCGACCTCGGCACCAAGAACCCAGTCCTATACCTCGAGTTCCCCCAG GGAAGAATGAAGCTATTTGGTACGCACGTGTACCCTAAGAACAAGTACTTGACGCTGCAACTCACGAAATCGTTCAAGGGTGTTGCGTGCGAGGATATCTTCGAGAGCATG ATTGTGTTTGCTGATGCATGGTGGATTGGGCAAAAGGAGGAGAATCCACAAGAACTCCAACTTGAGTTTCCTAAGTATCTAAGTGAG GGAAAAGATGCAATAGACTATGACTTCAAAGGAGGTGCTGGTGCCACAGTTGGGGAACAATCAGCTGGAAATAAACCTGTAAACAAGAGAGAACCACTTTCTCCTGAAACTGAATTTGAGGATAGCTTGCCTGATGATTCTGGCAATAAAGTGGAACCAGGAACGATTAACATGGCAACACCTGTTCGCCAGTCGGCTAGAACTGCAGGGAAAAAGCTAAG ttATGCAGAATCTTCTGGAGATGATTCTAATTCTAATTGTGATGCTGAGCAACCTGCCACCTCCGCTGGGGTCACTTCACTTGAGCTAACTCATAAGGGTGATGAGAAG ATTGTGGATTCCTGTCCAGTATCTTCTAGTGTTGTTGCTTCAACAAGTGAGCTTGTTGACAGAAAAACCTGTTCAAGGGAGAAACTGAAGCAAACTTCATCATCTGAATGGTCCAAAGGGAATCTTTCCAATGGAAAAGGCACGCTGGTTCAGGCTACTTTATCTACGTTGTTTGAGAAAGTAGTGGATAAG AAACCGAAGCGCGGCGCGAATACTTCTCCTGGAACAAAAg GTCCTGCTAGTAAGAGAAAAAGGGCAGCCTCAAGGAAATCATCTGAACAAGTGGAA GTGAATGGGTCTAACAAAGAAGAGCCCAAATCTTGCAGGAAAAAGGGTG GGAAACAGCATGTGACATTGCAGCCATCTGAG GTGTCAGACGAGACAGATGAAACTTCTAGTGAACCTCAG